The DNA sequence ATCCTTCTTCATGTTTTTTTACCTTTGTGGTTCATTATTTCATTTCAACTCCCTGTCCTTCCTGTCATACTCAGTGATTATTTTCATCTAAGGAAGGCAGGAAAATCAGGAAAAAAGCCTTTCATGCGGTATACTGCCTGCGCCCATTACGGGCGCAGGCGGATATACCATTGAGATGTTTAACTGCTCTGCTCCAATATTGTAGCGATAAGCGGGAATGGGGCCCGTTTAGGAATTGTCGGACCATTTCTACTCAGCAACAAAGCTTCCTCTGTCAGATTTCCGCGGGCGTTTACGATATCAGTAGCTGAATCGAGTTTATTGCTGCCCATCAGGAAGCCAGAATTGTTCTCTCCATTATATCCTAAGATAACGGTATTCTCTTCACCACTATCTACGACACCATTTCCATTTATATCGCAAATCCACTCATTGCTATCATAGATTGGATTACCAACACTTACGATTCCATTGCCATCTTCATCGTTATCCCTTCCAAATCCATTCCACAGTCTATTTGAAGGCCTTCCCGTGGTTGGATGTACATACACAGCCTCACGGATGAAGAACTCCACATGGCCGTCAGCAAAACATACATTAGCGCCGCCATCATGACGGTTACTTACAACACCTCTGGCTGCAATGCTCTGACGATTGCTGCCACCTGCTGCTCCACAAATATCATTCAACTGGATATTTGAGTTTGCGATATTTGTAGCAGTATCAAGATTTCGGCATGGGAGGAATGTCCCATCAATTTGGTAACCTTCGTTTCCAAGTGTTGTAGTCCTGCAAAACGTAAGAGAACCACCAGTTCCCCAGCCAGTTGCTGCCGCAGCGCCACCTGCAGCGAATGATATATTACCTTCTGCTGTTTCTGCGGTAATCATTTCTGTTGGCGCCCGGTATGAATCAAGGTGTCCTGTACCATCCGTATCCGCTATAGCTATAGTCCTTGTAGGGTCTTTTATTTCAGCAAGTGTTACCGGGTAATTGACATAACCATTCTTCTTTCTCCCTGAGGTTCTCATAGCCGGAGGTGTTACAGTTTCATATGTTGGCCTTGCATTGCCGAGATAATTGTGGTTGTATCCGTAGGAGTTATTCCTTCCGATCTTCCACTCACCATCAACCTCCGGGCATATGAAGGCACGCGTAAAGACAGATTGATCTAAGTCACCCATTTCATTCGTTGTACCAGTATTACCCTGGGCATTGGTACGAGCGCGTTCATCGGCGCCCATGTAAGGTGAAAGGGTATTGAACCATCTCTGTCGTACCTGTGTAGCGCCGCTACCTACATCTATTGCAGAGGCTGGATACATCCCGGTATCAGTTACATACTGCACCAGGGCATTCCCCCACTGTCTGAGATTTTCGGCGCACTTGGCCTGCCTTGATTTTGCTAAAGAATTAATTGCTGCCGGGGTGATGATGCCTCCGAGGATGCCGGCCACGCCGATGGCAGCCAACATCTCGATAAGCGTAAAACCGGAGACAGATTTACGCCCCTTCTTTATCTTTTCTCTTATATTCTTCAATATCTTTTTCATTGTGTCTTATTTACTCCTTTTCTTACCTTGAGATTATTAATATTTCTCCACCTGTTACAATACGGGTTTACCCACCAAAACTGATTTCTATGGGCTTGCACTCCTTTAACACCTTTTTAAGCCAGAGATCTGCCCTGCTTCCGTTCTGCCGTCATCACCTCCTTTTTTCATGCTGGCGGAACCGGCAAAACCACCCTGTGTTCTTGAAAATAGTATATTCTGTTTTCTTTTCTGCACTTTTGTGGATCACCCCCTTCTCTCAATATACCAGGCATACTTTGTCAGTAAGCCCGATACAACAAAAAAGGCCTAGCAAGGAGGGCTGATGATATACCCTCCTTACCTCGTCCCGGAGATTGTCAGCTATACTTATTTGCCGGTCTGCTGGCAACCTCATCCCTTACTGCCTAACCACAGAGGACACAGAGAATACAGAGAAAAAATCTCCTTTATCTCTATGCACTTTGTAGCTATCAGCTATCTCAAAATTTCACTATTACATTATCGAACTATACATAACGACATAAGTTCTCAGCACTCTATTATTCCTGGCCTAACCTGGAATCCATTGTTTTTCTGGATTCCCGTTTTCATGGGAATGACATTTACGTCTCTGATAAATGACGCTATGTATAAAACAGGATATGATGTTTTCTGTATCCTGCTCATCCTGTCTATCTCCAGCAAAAAATTTCAACAAAAAAAGCCCAACAAGAGAGGTACCTTCTTTCCTTATCATTGTCCCATTGATTAACAGTTATACATATTAGCCGGTCTGCCGTTAATCACAATACGATGAAACTGAGTCTCAGTTTCGACAAACACTATATCAGAATAAAAATCATTGTCAATAAAAAAATTAGAAATAGTATATTGTTATTAATAATTTTTTGTTCATGAGCATTCAATAAAAATTCCTGTAGTATCAACCTGTTATTGAAAAGCATGTTTACGGTTTTTATTGACATTACCCTCTCAAGTATTTATAATTTTTACTAAGGCCTAGCAAAGAGGCAAAAAACCTCCTTGTCCTGGTCCGGGGATTAATAATTGTACTTTAGCCGGTCGGTTATTAATCCCTTTTCTTAAATACCATACCAAAACTCTACAGAAAACAAGCCTAATACAGTGTTAACATACATTGCAGCCTCCGTAAAATTCCCTTACCAATATTTCTAAAAACAAAAAAGCCTTACCGCAAAGATACTCATGGAAAATATCTTCGGCAGTAAGGCTATCTTATTTCAACGTGTCGGTTATGAGTGTAAGTGTCTGTTATTTATACTGACACTGCCTACTAGTACACTGTCAACTTAATTTATTATAATAGACTCTCTCGTATGTGTCATTGCGAGGGGTATTTTCCC is a window from the Candidatus Jettenia sp. genome containing:
- a CDS encoding DUF1559 domain-containing protein; this translates as MKKILKNIREKIKKGRKSVSGFTLIEMLAAIGVAGILGGIITPAAINSLAKSRQAKCAENLRQWGNALVQYVTDTGMYPASAIDVGSGATQVRQRWFNTLSPYMGADERARTNAQGNTGTTNEMGDLDQSVFTRAFICPEVDGEWKIGRNNSYGYNHNYLGNARPTYETVTPPAMRTSGRKKNGYVNYPVTLAEIKDPTRTIAIADTDGTGHLDSYRAPTEMITAETAEGNISFAAGGAAAATGWGTGGSLTFCRTTTLGNEGYQIDGTFLPCRNLDTATNIANSNIQLNDICGAAGGSNRQSIAARGVVSNRHDGGANVCFADGHVEFFIREAVYVHPTTGRPSNRLWNGFGRDNDEDGNGIVSVGNPIYDSNEWICDINGNGVVDSGEENTVILGYNGENNSGFLMGSNKLDSATDIVNARGNLTEEALLLSRNGPTIPKRAPFPLIATILEQSS